The nucleotide window GAAAGGACCGTCGTCGTCCTCGATCTCGTCGTCATCATCTTCATGATCAGGCGAGAAGTTCGGATCGATCTCGGCGAGAATCTCGTTGCGGGTGCGCTGGATGTCCACGTCCAGCCGCTTCAGGACGCGGGCGGCCACGCCCTCGCCCTCGCGGAGCAGGCCGAGCAGCAGGTGCTCGGTGCCCACGTAGGAATGGTTGAGCGCCTTGGCCTCCTTGTTGGCCAGCGCCAGCACCTTCTTCACGCGCGGGGTGTAGGGGATGTTTCCGGGAGCCTTCTGGGGCGCGCCGGAGCCGACCTCTTTCTCCACCTCCATGCGGACGGTTTCGAGGTCGAGACCCATTCGTTCGAGAACATTGACCGCCACTCCCTGGCCCAGCTTGATCAGCCCGAGCAACAGGTGCTCGGTGCCGACATAGGAGTGGTTGAAGCGGTCCGCTTCCTTGCGCGCGAGCGCAAGGACCTGTTGGGCGCGTGGGGTGAAGTTGTTCATGCGTCGCCGGAAGTTTCGGGGGTGTTGGGATTGTCCCCGTTTCTGGTTGTAGGACGAATATCAGGGGGTGGAAGAGAATGCAACCGGGAGCGAATGATTTCCGCGCGAATTGCATCACGCTCCTCGGGCGAAAGCTTGCGTCCGCTGTGCAATTGAAGATGCGCCGGCTGGATGTCCATCAGCAGCGCGTCCGCAAGACGCATCGTGTCGTTTGTAAAGAAGCCGAGGTCGGAGCCAAGGCGCAGCAGCGAGACGTGATTCAGAGCTTCCTTGGAATCAATGACCCACGCATGGCGCAACACGCCGTATGCGCGGCCGATCTTGTCCGCGACCATGTCCGGATCATCCTCCAACAGCTTCTCGCGGGCGTTCCGCTCATGCTCGGCGACCTGTGAGATCACTCGCTCAAGACGCCGGATGATGGTATCTTCACTCTCGCCCAACGTGGACTGATTGGAAATTTGGTACAAATTTCCAAGCGATTCGGTGCCCTCTCCATAGATGCCGCGCACCGCCAGACCAATCTTGTTCACAGCCTGGAGGACCTGGCCGATCTGGTCGCTGAGGACGAGGCCGGGCAGATGAAGCATGGCGGAAGCGCGCAGACCGGTGCCGAGATTGGTCGGGCAGGTGGTGAGATAACCCAGCTTCGGGTCGAAGGCATAGGGCAGCGCCTGGGCGAGTTCATCGTCCAAGGCGGAGAGCCCCTCATACGCCTCGCGGAGTTCGAGGCCCGGACGGATCGCCTGCATGCGGAGATGATCCTCCTCATTCAACATGAGGCTGTACATCTGGCGGCGCTCGATCACGGCGGCGGAGCCATCACCACGGGCGGCGTGCTCGCGGGAAATCAGGTGGCGCTCCACCAGCACCTGCTTCTGCACGGAGCTGAGATCGCTGAGCGTCTGGGAAAAGCCGTCCTTCATCGGGGCCAGTCCTTCCACGGCGGGACGCAACTCCTCCAGCGTGGCGGCGCGTTGCTCGCGGGTGGCCCAGCCAGGGAACGGCTCGTCACGCAGGTTGCGGGCGAGCCGGATGCGGGAGGTGAGAACGACGCTGTTGTCGGCATTCGCGCCGGTCATCCAATCGGCGGGATACTTGATCAGCGTGGAGAAACGCATCATATGCGGAACAGAGGGTCAGGGGTGTAATAGCGGAAAGCGTGCCATCAACCGGAAATGCCGGTGTGAAGCTCGATCTGGCGGATTTCATCCCGCAAGCCGGCGGCCTCCTCGTAATTCTCGGCGGCCACGGCCTGGTCGAGGCGGGCGCGCAACTCCTCCAGCCGCTGGTCACGGACCTGCTGCTCCATGAGGCCCTTCGGCACCTTGCCGACGTGCAGGCTGCCCTTGTGCATGCCACGGAGAATGCCGGTCAACTCGTCGTTGAAGGTCTTGTAGCACTCGCTGCAGCCGAACCGGCGCACGCGGCGGAGGTCTTCCAGTGTGAATCCACAGGCCGGACATTGCTTCCCGCCGCCCGCGGTGACCGGAGCGTGGGTCTGGGTCACGACCGTCTTTTGACCGGGCATTCCACCGAGCAGGGCATCCGCCAGCGAGAATCCCGTGGGGTCGGTCACCCCGCGCTCCTGCGCGCACGACTCACACAGACAGACCTTTTTCATCTGCCCGTCAACGAGTTGCGTAAGGAAAACGGATGCTTTTTTGTCGCAGAAGTCGCAGACCATGCCTGAGAGAAGCTAAAACCCCCTGAGCCCGATGCGAAATGAAAACTTCGCGCAGGGTGAGGGTTTTTAGCATTCCGGGAGCCGGAAAGGCTCAGTAAACCGGCGTTCCGGTCGAATTCGCCTCCTCACGGAAGGCTTCGATGAAGCGCTTGGTGAGCGGGCCGGGCTTGCCATCGCCGATCTGGCGGCGGTCCAGCGAGATCACGGGGACCACCTCGGCGGCGGTGCCGGTGAGGAAACACTCGTCCGCGATGAAAATGTCGTAGCGGGTCAGCGACTGCTCGCGGACCTCGACGCCCAACTTGCCAGCCACCTGGAGGATCACCGAGCGGGTGATGCCATCGAGGCCGCCGTCCGAGATCAGCGGGGTGAGCAGCACGCCGTTCTTCAGGAGGAAAATATTGTCGCCTGTGCACTCGGCCACGTAGCCCTGCTCGTTGAGCATGATGGCTTCGAGGGCGTTGGCCTGGATCGCCTCGATCTTCGCCATGATGTTGTTCAGGTAGTTCAGCGACTTGACCTGCGGCATCAGGGCGGCCGGAGCCGGACGGCGGGTGGCGCAGGTGATCAGCGCGAGGCCGTTGTCGTAGTGCTCCTTGGGGTAAAGCTGGATGGTGGAGGCGATGATGAACATCGACGCCTTCGGACAAAGATAGGGGTTCAGGCCCAGACCGCCGGTGCCGCGGGTGACCACGAGGCGGATGTAGCCATCCTTCAGGCCGTTCGCCGCCACGGTCTCAACGGTGGCCTTGATGACCTCTTCGTAGGTCCACGGGATGGTCAGCACGATGGCCTTGGCGGAGTCGAACAGGCGGCGGATGTGCTCTTCCAGACGGAAGACGCGGCCGTTGTAAATGCGGATGCCTTCGAAGACGCCGTCCCCGTAGAGGACCGCGTGGTCAAACACGGAGATTTTCGCTTCGGATTCATCCACCAGGTTGCCATCGAGCCAGATTTTCATGCGGGGTGGGGAGCGTAGCGGCGGAACTCCGGCTGGCAAGCCACTTAGGCTGCGACATTCATACGGGATTTCCGGAATACCCCGGGCATTGGGACCACGGATTACACGAATTGAACGGATGAAGAGAGGGACCGCAGATGACGCGGATTCCGCAGATCGAATGGACCAAGAGGCGCTTTAAAAACCAGAGCCATCTGCGAAATCTGCAGTCCGGTCTCTTCCCTATGTCCCTACCACTCCTTGAACGGCATCCGGACGAGGTGGGAGTTCAGGTAGCGCGGATCGTCGGAAACCTCGTCCCCCACCCACTCCGGCAGCGGGACTTTCACGTCCTCCGAGTCCATCTCGATCTCGGCGACGATCAGGCCGTCATTGTCGCCATGGAAAACGTCCACTTCCCACACATGCCCGGCGTAGCCGACGCGGTAGCGGATCTTATCGATCACCGCGCCGGTGCAAAGCGCCAGCAGTTCCCGCGCCTCATGTGCCGGGATGGTGTATTCGAATTCCTGCCGCACCAGTCCCTGCGCGCGGCCCTTGATGGTGAGCCACGCTTCATCCCCGGCAAGACGCACGCGAACGGTGCGGTCCGGATCGAGGCTCAGGTACCCCTGAGTCATCCGCTTACCGGTCGCGCCGTGATTCCATCCGGAGCCGGTCACCAGAAACTTGCGCTCGATCTCCCGGCCCATGGCGGTATCAGGGAGTCTGCCCTTCGGCGGGCTTTTCCTTCGGCTTGTAATCGGTGACGGCAACCCAATCGACCGGGCCCTTGTCGAGCCGCTGGGTCTCGCTGGCGTACACGGCGTCCTCGTTCTTCGGGTCCATGCCGGCCGCCAGTTCGATGAAAATCCGGGAAAGCTGGGAGTTCTCGTCGCCGCCCTGCTTCTGGAGCAACTGGCCGCGGGTGATCAGCAGACGGGCGAGCACCTGCGGGCTGTAATCACCGGTGGCCGCATCCGGGATCACGCCCTTGCCAAGCTGGAAGGTGGTGACCAGCGCCTTGCGGTTGCGCGGAGAAAGATGCAGCGCCACCGCCAGCAAACGGCGGGCTTCCTCAAGGGAAGTGGGCGAAGCCTTCGCCTGGATCACGCGGTTGGTGGCATAACTGGCGAGGTTGGTGGCGTAGTCCTCACGCTCGCTGTCGAGCATGCCGAGGTCATTGGTGAACATCCCCTTCCCCACCTTCGGCGGAGCCCAGGTAAACGGCTTTGCCTCCTCGGCGCCGGACACCGACGCGAGAGCCATCAACACGACCGCAGCTTGCCACGCACCCCTCATGGCCGATAACCTCGAAAGCGCTCCGGCGCTTGGCAAGTGGCAAATCCCGAGACATTCCCGAACAAATCCGCGCTCCGCACCGAAATGCGGCGGCGTCTCCGTGAGATACCGGGCGATTCAGCCGTGCTCCGCGAGGCGATCTCCGCATGGCTGGACGCGCATCCGGAGGCGCGCGTGATCGCCTCCTTCGCCGCACTGCCGGGAGAACCCGATCTGCTGCCATTGGTCGCCATACATCCGGAACGCATGTGGGTTTTCCCCACCGTTCGTGGCGAGCATCTCACGTTTCATCCGGTGGCGGACACCGCCGCTGATTTCGAGGCCGGCTCCTTCGGCATTCGTGAGCCTGCGGCATCGCTGCCAACGATGCCGCACCGGGACATCGATGTATTCCTCTGTCCGGGACTCGCATTCACAAACTCCGGCGGTCGGCTGGGCCGAGGCCGCGGCTTCTACGATCGGATGCTGGCTCTCGCCCGGCCCGATACGATCAAGCTCGGCGTTTGCTTCCCCTTCCAGATCACCGCCAACATCTTTCCCGAGCCCCACGATGTTTCCATGAGCGGGATCATCTGTTGAAAAGAAAGAACAGGAGATGCCGCGCGGTAGCCACCAGCCGTGAAATCCTTGTCCGCCTTGATCCCGCTCGTCCTTGCGACCACTGCCGCCGCACGGCCTGTCACCATCGTCAACCCGGGCTTCGAGGCAGACGCCATCGCAGGAGAAAACGCCCCGAGTTTCGAAGCCCGCGCCACCGCCCCCTCGGGATGGAGCTATGTGGAAGGCGTCGGGGGCATTTGCGGACTCCTGGACCCGAAGGCATCGACCGCTGCCGGAAAGCCGGACTTCTACCCCCCTGCCGTCACGGGCACGGAAGGATCGCGGGTATGCTTCTTTTTCAAGAACGGAGCGATCCGGCAGACCCTTGGCGAGAAACTCGCACCCAATACCACCTATACCCTCAGCGTGGCCAGTGGCACGCGCCTCAAGGGAGCCTTCGGCGGCTACAGCATCGTCCTCGACACCACGTCAGGCGCACTCGTCGGTTCGTGGACCGGCGCGAATCACAATATCGCGAAACCCGGCTCCTTCGCCGCCACCTCCCGCAGCTTCACCACCGGTCCCAATCCACCCGGACTTGGCGAAAGCCTGCGCATCACCCTTGCGCAGGAACCTGGCAAACCGGATGCCGACGACTACGCCGATCTCGACGACGTGCGCCTCATGGCGGTTTCAGCCGCAACCCGTCCAACCAAGTGCCCGGTGGACGTCTTTTTCGTGGCGGGGCAATCGAACGCCCACGGCTGGAAGGCGGATGCGACCGCGCTCAGCCCTAACAACCGGCACTATGCAGACACCCCCGATTCGCGTGCGCTGCTGGCATACCGCGAACGGAACCTTCCCGAGCCAGTCGACTGCACCGGCTCCATCGGGCTCCTCGGGGTACAGGGCGCTGGCTTCGGCGGATATTTCAGCGGCTTCGGTCCGGAGTTGTCCCTCGGCAGCGATCTGGCCAAGGGAGTCAACGGACGTGTCGCCATCATCAAGTATGCGATCGGCAGCGCCGGCCTGGAACAGAATTTCATCAAAGCCCACCCAACCGCGAAGCCCCACTACGAAGCGATGCTCGCCCACTTCCGTTCCTCGCTGGCGGAACTGCAGAAGCAGGGCTTAGAACCGCAGATGAAGGGCCTGTTCTGGCTCCAGGGTGAAACGGATTCAGGCGGTGGCGAAGCCGCGCGATATGGCGAGAACATGAAGCGGTTCATCGCCGACTTGCGGGTGGACCTCGGCGCTCCGCAACTGCGCTTCTTCCTCACCGAGATCAACGGCCAGATGCCAGCCCTCAAGCCACGCGCGGGCGTCGCCCAGGTCAATGAGGGAATGAAGGCATGTGCCGCCGCCGATCCTCTCGTCCGGTTCATTCCCGTCAGTGACATCGACAGTGGCTTCGCGGATGCCATCCACTACAGCGCGGATCAGGAGATCGAGATCGGCCGACGCTGGGCCAAGGCATGGCTTGGCACGAAATAAAGGCGGTTGCTTTGCGGGGTCATCGTGCCGTGAGAATCACGGCGAATCCGTTGCCCGCTGCGACCTCGCGTTTGAGGACCGTCTTTGCATTCACCTCCAGCTTGTCGATGGCCACGTGAGTGAGAGTGGACACGGCAGGATCATCGCGAAACACCTCCGCCTGATACGTCTTCGCCGGATCAAGGAAAGCCAGCGGCACCTCGAACGTGCGTGCGGAGTTTCCGTTCAATCCACCCACAAACCAGACGTCCCCCTTGCGACGCGCGATGGTGACATGCGTGTCCGGATGGCCGTCCAGCACCCGCGTTTCATCCCAGGTCGTTGGCAGGCGATCAAAGAACGAAAGCTCCGGCACTTCCTGGATCACGGGTTTGGTCGGCCCTGCCTGACCCACGCCGGGTGAACCCATCGGACGATCATACCAGTAAAGCATCTGCCACGGGCTGAAGATGCATACGGCCTTCGCAAGCTGCGAGGCATGCGAACCCATCTTCTCCGTGACACGTGGCGCGAAGTAGCAGTTCGTCTGATCCGCCGCTCCGGCGAGACAGCGGGTGAAGATCGTCTTGAGCACGTCTATGTTCGGCACGCTTTCCTCATCGCCGCGGATGCCTTCCTGAGTGAGAAGATTGGGCCACGCGCGCGAGACGCCGGTGGGGCGGTATTCATCGTGGATGTCCACCATCAGCTTGTGCTCCGCGCACTTCGCCACCGCCTTGTGAAGCCATGCCGTATCACCCTGCGGTCCGACCTTGACGAAGCCGAACTTGATGCCCGCCGCGCCCCACGATTGGTAGAGCGGCGCGATCTCATCGATCTGCCGGGTCAGCGCGATCTGGTTCACATAGAGGATCACGCCGATGCCCTTTTGCTTTCCGTAAGCGATCACCATCTGGAGATCGAGCGGACCGGGAGAGCGCGCGGGATCGAGATCCACCTTCGTGGCATCGGATGAAGCGGAGCCTTCCGGTCCGTACCATCCCGCATCAAAGAGGATGTGCTGCAAACCGTGCGCCGCGGCGAAATCGATGCAGGCCTTGCCGCCCTGCGTGGTGAGCGACGCCTCGCGGATCACCTTGCCGGGACGAATCCATGAGATGTCGGCGATCTTGGAAGGCTCGTTCAAATTCAAGATGAACCCGCTGTCCTGCAACAGCGCCGCCGGGCTGCCCCCCACCCGCACGTAACGCCACGGGCTCGTGAAGGAATCCGTGAAAGCAACGCCGCCCGCCAACTTGGCGCGCAACGTCACCGCGCCATCGGACACAAACTTCATCCGCGCTCCATCGACCAATCCGGCTTCGCCAATGGCAGCAAAGAGATCCGGTGCGAGCTGGGCGAACAGCGGTCGCTCAACCTGCCCCTTTACCTCGGAGATCAACTGCCTGGTGATCGGGCCCTGTGCGGTCGTGGAGGTCCACACCTGCGTAGCTTCCGGCAAAGTGAATGAGGTTGCTTCATCCGTCACGGTGCCATCCCCCGCCAAAAGATATCGCCATGCGACTCCCGTGTCATACGCACGCACCTGAAGCTTCACCTCAGGCAACCCTGCTTCGGTGGGAATGATCGGCAGCGTTTCCTCACGGCAGCGATCCTGTACGGTAGAGGCTTCGCCGAAAGAGTTCGACCAGGTCGTATCGATGTCCTTCGCATCCATCTTTCCAAGCGTGCCGCGCGCGGCCACAACTCCGACACCGCGCAACTCCAACCCGAGGTCGCCATGATTCACCACCGTGCGGCCACCGGAGGTCAGACCGTAAACGAGCTCTCCCGTGGTCTCGTTCTTCTCCAGCGTGAAGACCGATCTCCCACCCGGACTTCTGACGGTGCGCAGGGTCGCGTAATCGGCCGCCGATGCGGAAGCGGCGGAAAGCAGCAGCATGCAAAACAAGTTCCAGATCATGACGAATGGCTTGGACCCTGCATGCCATTTCATGCGGGAGTCCATCGGAAACCCCCTTCCTGCAACGTTTGTTCAGGCTCCGCCGCAACCTCTCATGGCACCGCGATGCGGAAAAACATCTTCCCGGCCGGTGGTTGCTCCAAGGACACATCCACGGTCGAGACTCCATTGGCATCGCGCGCACCCTCGTTGAACGCAGCACCGAATTGTCCGCTCACGAGAGACTGCCAATCGTCCAGCGTGGTCGAATACTGGACCTGCGGTTGCAGGAAAGGTCCTGTAGCGCTCAATCGGTAGGAGTATCTCAGACCGTTCACATCCATGGTGAGTGTCGGCAGTTTCGTGCTGTCATCGCGCACCAGCGGATTCGTGCCCAACACGCATTCGATCGCATTCGGAATGCCATCGCCATCCGGATCATCATCGGTTCCGGCGGAAGCGATCGGAATGCCTTTGAGAGCCACCCATTGTCCATAGGGGTCCGCAGGGAAATACTCCACGATGAGCTCCGGGTGCCAATCCGCATTCGTATGATCACTGCTGGCGAATTGCCACTGGGGCGCGCCTGTATAGGGAGCGCCATAGGTCAACAGCAACCCTGCGTTGCCACTGCCACCGCCCGCGATCCATGAATCAACGATCTTCGTGAGCGAGTCGCGGGTGGACACTCCGCTGGGTGCTGACAACGGGATTTCAATCCATGCGCCCACCGGTGCGATGGATGAATCGAGGGTGGCGGACCCGAGCTGGGCATAGCAATCGGTGGCCGTGCGTGCGCCCGCGGTTCCTCCCAGCCAGGCCCCGGCAGTGGACGCGGCATGGTTCCAGCACGACGTGCCGGACACCGCGGCCCCGTTCGCACTTCCCTCAACCCATCCGGAATTTCCTTCCCGCTCCAACTGGACACCCACCTGACAACTGGCGGATAGATCCGTCACCGCCGCCACGCGCAGGCGGAGTGTCATCGATTTGATGGAAGCATACCTTCCTCCCAGCACGGACAGATCGAACCTCGTCAATCCGGAGCGCACCTTGCCGCTGCCGAGCACGCCAACCAGGAGCGTGTCGCGTCCACCGTAGTTGTTGCCGGGAGTCTCCTGAACCAAGGAGGTATCCTGCACGCCCTG belongs to Luteolibacter ambystomatis and includes:
- a CDS encoding protein arginine kinase, translated to MMRFSTLIKYPADWMTGANADNSVVLTSRIRLARNLRDEPFPGWATREQRAATLEELRPAVEGLAPMKDGFSQTLSDLSSVQKQVLVERHLISREHAARGDGSAAVIERRQMYSLMLNEEDHLRMQAIRPGLELREAYEGLSALDDELAQALPYAFDPKLGYLTTCPTNLGTGLRASAMLHLPGLVLSDQIGQVLQAVNKIGLAVRGIYGEGTESLGNLYQISNQSTLGESEDTIIRRLERVISQVAEHERNAREKLLEDDPDMVADKIGRAYGVLRHAWVIDSKEALNHVSLLRLGSDLGFFTNDTMRLADALLMDIQPAHLQLHSGRKLSPEERDAIRAEIIRSRLHSLPPPDIRPTTRNGDNPNTPETSGDA
- a CDS encoding UvrB/UvrC motif-containing protein, which gives rise to MKKVCLCESCAQERGVTDPTGFSLADALLGGMPGQKTVVTQTHAPVTAGGGKQCPACGFTLEDLRRVRRFGCSECYKTFNDELTGILRGMHKGSLHVGKVPKGLMEQQVRDQRLEELRARLDQAVAAENYEEAAGLRDEIRQIELHTGISG
- the ilvE gene encoding branched-chain-amino-acid transaminase gives rise to the protein MKIWLDGNLVDESEAKISVFDHAVLYGDGVFEGIRIYNGRVFRLEEHIRRLFDSAKAIVLTIPWTYEEVIKATVETVAANGLKDGYIRLVVTRGTGGLGLNPYLCPKASMFIIASTIQLYPKEHYDNGLALITCATRRPAPAALMPQVKSLNYLNNIMAKIEAIQANALEAIMLNEQGYVAECTGDNIFLLKNGVLLTPLISDGGLDGITRSVILQVAGKLGVEVREQSLTRYDIFIADECFLTGTAAEVVPVISLDRRQIGDGKPGPLTKRFIEAFREEANSTGTPVY
- a CDS encoding CYTH domain-containing protein yields the protein MGREIERKFLVTGSGWNHGATGKRMTQGYLSLDPDRTVRVRLAGDEAWLTIKGRAQGLVRQEFEYTIPAHEARELLALCTGAVIDKIRYRVGYAGHVWEVDVFHGDNDGLIVAEIEMDSEDVKVPLPEWVGDEVSDDPRYLNSHLVRMPFKEW
- a CDS encoding 5-formyltetrahydrofolate cyclo-ligase, whose translation is MANPETFPNKSALRTEMRRRLREIPGDSAVLREAISAWLDAHPEARVIASFAALPGEPDLLPLVAIHPERMWVFPTVRGEHLTFHPVADTAADFEAGSFGIREPAASLPTMPHRDIDVFLCPGLAFTNSGGRLGRGRGFYDRMLALARPDTIKLGVCFPFQITANIFPEPHDVSMSGIIC
- a CDS encoding sialate O-acetylesterase, encoding MKSLSALIPLVLATTAAARPVTIVNPGFEADAIAGENAPSFEARATAPSGWSYVEGVGGICGLLDPKASTAAGKPDFYPPAVTGTEGSRVCFFFKNGAIRQTLGEKLAPNTTYTLSVASGTRLKGAFGGYSIVLDTTSGALVGSWTGANHNIAKPGSFAATSRSFTTGPNPPGLGESLRITLAQEPGKPDADDYADLDDVRLMAVSAATRPTKCPVDVFFVAGQSNAHGWKADATALSPNNRHYADTPDSRALLAYRERNLPEPVDCTGSIGLLGVQGAGFGGYFSGFGPELSLGSDLAKGVNGRVAIIKYAIGSAGLEQNFIKAHPTAKPHYEAMLAHFRSSLAELQKQGLEPQMKGLFWLQGETDSGGGEAARYGENMKRFIADLRVDLGAPQLRFFLTEINGQMPALKPRAGVAQVNEGMKACAAADPLVRFIPVSDIDSGFADAIHYSADQEIEIGRRWAKAWLGTK
- a CDS encoding glycoside hydrolase family 97 protein; its protein translation is MLLLSAASASAADYATLRTVRSPGGRSVFTLEKNETTGELVYGLTSGGRTVVNHGDLGLELRGVGVVAARGTLGKMDAKDIDTTWSNSFGEASTVQDRCREETLPIIPTEAGLPEVKLQVRAYDTGVAWRYLLAGDGTVTDEATSFTLPEATQVWTSTTAQGPITRQLISEVKGQVERPLFAQLAPDLFAAIGEAGLVDGARMKFVSDGAVTLRAKLAGGVAFTDSFTSPWRYVRVGGSPAALLQDSGFILNLNEPSKIADISWIRPGKVIREASLTTQGGKACIDFAAAHGLQHILFDAGWYGPEGSASSDATKVDLDPARSPGPLDLQMVIAYGKQKGIGVILYVNQIALTRQIDEIAPLYQSWGAAGIKFGFVKVGPQGDTAWLHKAVAKCAEHKLMVDIHDEYRPTGVSRAWPNLLTQEGIRGDEESVPNIDVLKTIFTRCLAGAADQTNCYFAPRVTEKMGSHASQLAKAVCIFSPWQMLYWYDRPMGSPGVGQAGPTKPVIQEVPELSFFDRLPTTWDETRVLDGHPDTHVTIARRKGDVWFVGGLNGNSARTFEVPLAFLDPAKTYQAEVFRDDPAVSTLTHVAIDKLEVNAKTVLKREVAAGNGFAVILTAR